One genomic window of Candidatus Methanomethylicota archaeon includes the following:
- the porA gene encoding pyruvate ferredoxin oxidoreductase, producing MDKIVMGLNGNEAIAFAVKQCDVDVVSAYPITPQTIIVERFSEFVADGEVKCSFVPVESEHSALSVCVGAAALGARTFTATSSQGLALMWEILYIASGLRLPIVMAVVNRALSAPINIHCDHSDSMGCRDSCWIQMYCEDAQEAYDTIIQAFRIAEHEDVQLPVMVTIDGFTISHTLQRVEVLPDDVVRRFVGVRKPVEIEVPGMGKVPMVLDPEKPLTFGSLDLYDYYFEHKVQQHEAMEKSRSVIREIHDEYYGISGRRYGDGFIDGYGLDDAELAVIVLGSTAGTVRSIVKKLRGRGKKVGVLRLRTFRPFPYREIVDALKDVEVIGVMDRSGAYGGIGGPVFVETLAAFYNSKRKPKIVNYIYGLGGRDTPPALIEKMFEELPKLEGGEVKFLGVR from the coding sequence ATGGATAAGATTGTTATGGGGCTTAATGGTAATGAGGCTATAGCCTTCGCTGTTAAGCAATGTGATGTTGATGTTGTGTCAGCATATCCAATAACTCCACAAACCATAATAGTTGAAAGGTTCTCGGAATTTGTTGCTGATGGTGAGGTTAAATGCTCTTTCGTTCCAGTGGAATCTGAGCATTCAGCATTGAGTGTTTGCGTTGGTGCTGCAGCTTTAGGTGCAAGAACTTTCACAGCCACATCTTCACAGGGTTTGGCTTTAATGTGGGAAATACTATATATAGCTTCTGGGCTTAGGCTTCCAATAGTTATGGCTGTCGTTAATAGGGCGTTGTCTGCACCAATAAATATACATTGTGATCATAGTGATAGCATGGGATGTAGGGATTCCTGCTGGATACAGATGTACTGTGAGGATGCTCAAGAAGCCTACGATACCATAATTCAAGCCTTCAGGATAGCTGAGCATGAGGATGTTCAGTTACCAGTGATGGTGACGATAGATGGTTTCACGATTAGTCATACATTGCAGAGGGTTGAGGTGCTTCCGGATGATGTTGTGAGAAGATTCGTTGGTGTGAGGAAGCCTGTGGAGATAGAGGTTCCAGGGATGGGGAAGGTTCCAATGGTTTTAGATCCTGAGAAGCCACTGACATTTGGTTCGCTGGATCTATATGACTACTACTTTGAGCATAAAGTTCAGCAACATGAAGCTATGGAGAAGTCTAGATCTGTTATAAGAGAGATCCATGATGAATATTATGGTATTAGTGGTAGAAGGTATGGTGATGGGTTTATAGATGGATATGGTTTAGATGATGCTGAATTGGCAGTTATAGTTTTAGGGTCTACGGCTGGTACTGTTAGAAGTATTGTTAAAAAACTTAGAGGTAGAGGTAAGAAGGTTGGTGTGCTTAGGCTCAGAACTTTTAGACCATTTCCGTACAGGGAGATTGTTGACGCTTTAAAGGATGTTGAAGTTATTGGTGTTATGGATAGAAGTGGAGCTTATGGTGGTATAGGAGGTCCTGTTTTCGTTGAAACTCTAGCAGCATTCTATAATAGTAAAAGGAAACCTAAAATTGTCAATTACATATATGGCTTGGGAGGCAGAGATACGCCGCCAGCTTTAATTGAAAAGATGTTTGAGGAATTGCCAAAATTGGAAGGTGGGGAAGTCAAATTCTTGGGGGTGAGGTGA
- a CDS encoding 4Fe-4S binding protein encodes MSELKSWREIPIGGVAWKLSIENKTGDWSPFKPKIDQTKCTKCLICWILCPDMAMEWDGERVREKHDYCKGCGICANECPVKCISMVRG; translated from the coding sequence TTGAGTGAACTTAAGAGTTGGAGGGAAATACCCATAGGTGGGGTTGCTTGGAAGCTTTCCATTGAAAATAAAACTGGAGATTGGTCTCCATTTAAACCGAAGATAGATCAAACTAAGTGTACTAAGTGTTTAATATGCTGGATCCTTTGCCCAGATATGGCTATGGAATGGGATGGTGAGAGAGTCCGTGAGAAACATGATTATTGTAAGGGGTGCGGTATATGTGCCAATGAATGCCCAGTTAAATGTATTAGTATGGTGAGAGGGTGA
- a CDS encoding 2-oxoacid:acceptor oxidoreductase family protein codes for MLELVWYGRGGQGAWTASNILAQAALKEGKYVQSFPTFGPERMGAPVMAFTRISDEPIELHCNIYEPDVVIVLDDSLLQSLNVTEGLKSEGKVIVNSKEDPKNILKMLRISGRQTVYTTPATEIALEILGRPITNTAMIGGLLRVVRIVSLDSVKEVLRERFPAKVAELNIKVVERAYSETRGVGGVE; via the coding sequence ATGTTGGAGCTGGTATGGTATGGTAGGGGTGGACAGGGCGCTTGGACTGCAAGTAACATACTTGCTCAAGCAGCTTTGAAGGAGGGGAAGTATGTGCAGTCCTTTCCAACATTTGGTCCTGAGAGGATGGGTGCTCCTGTAATGGCATTCACAAGGATTAGTGATGAGCCTATTGAGTTGCACTGCAATATCTACGAGCCTGACGTAGTCATAGTCTTAGATGATTCCTTATTGCAATCATTGAATGTAACTGAGGGGTTGAAAAGTGAGGGGAAGGTTATAGTTAATTCAAAGGAGGATCCTAAAAATATCCTCAAAATGTTGAGGATATCTGGTAGACAGACTGTTTATACGACTCCAGCCACTGAGATAGCCTTGGAAATTCTGGGGAGACCAATAACCAATACTGCCATGATTGGTGGTCTCCTTAGAGTTGTTAGGATTGTAAGTTTAGATAGTGTTAAAGAGGTTTTAAGGGAGAGGTTTCCAGCTAAAGTTGCTGAATTGAATATTAAAGTTGTGGAGAGAGCTTATTCTGAGACTAGGGGGGTGGGTGGAGTTGAGTGA
- the tuf gene encoding translation elongation factor EF-1 subunit alpha, whose product MSEKPHLNIVVIGHVDHGKSTTMGHLLYLTGNIDERTMKTLEEESEKMGKGSFKFAWVMDKLKEERERGLTIDLSFWRFETPKYYFTIIDAPGHRDFVKNMITGASQADAAILVVSAKKGEYEAGMGAAGQTREHAFLAKTLGIDQLVVAINKMDDPTVNYSKERYEEVKTGVGKFLRMIGYDINKIDFIPISGWYGDNLVTRSDKMPWYNGPTLVEALDKLTEPPRPIDKPLRIPVQDVYTISGVGTVPVGRVETGVLKVGDTVLFLPAKKSGEVRSIEMHHQPLQKAIPGDNIGFNVRGISKEDIRRGHVCCHPTNPVKVAKSFIGRIFVLYHPTAIAAGYTPVLHIHTATVAVRFDQLLKKIDPRSGATIEENPSFLKQGDAAIVKFVPLKPVCMEKYADIPQLGRFAIRDMGRTIAAGIVMDIEEEK is encoded by the coding sequence ATGTCTGAAAAGCCACATCTAAACATTGTGGTAATAGGTCATGTAGACCACGGTAAAAGCACAACAATGGGACACCTACTATACCTAACGGGAAACATAGATGAACGTACAATGAAGACTTTAGAAGAAGAATCTGAAAAGATGGGTAAAGGATCCTTCAAATTCGCATGGGTCATGGATAAATTGAAGGAAGAGAGGGAGAGGGGATTAACAATAGACTTATCCTTCTGGAGATTTGAAACGCCAAAATACTACTTCACAATAATCGATGCCCCAGGACATAGAGACTTCGTAAAAAACATGATAACAGGAGCTTCACAAGCAGATGCAGCTATACTAGTGGTATCAGCTAAGAAAGGGGAGTACGAAGCAGGCATGGGCGCAGCAGGACAAACAAGAGAACATGCATTCCTAGCAAAAACGCTAGGTATAGATCAGCTCGTTGTAGCAATAAACAAAATGGATGACCCAACAGTAAACTACAGTAAAGAAAGGTACGAAGAGGTTAAGACTGGAGTAGGTAAATTCCTAAGAATGATAGGATATGATATAAACAAAATCGATTTCATACCAATATCCGGATGGTATGGAGACAACTTGGTAACAAGAAGTGATAAAATGCCCTGGTATAACGGACCAACACTAGTAGAAGCATTGGACAAACTCACAGAACCCCCAAGACCAATAGACAAACCATTAAGAATACCAGTACAAGACGTTTACACGATTTCAGGTGTTGGAACAGTACCAGTAGGCCGCGTTGAAACTGGAGTATTAAAAGTTGGAGACACCGTACTATTCCTACCAGCCAAGAAGAGTGGTGAAGTTAGAAGTATAGAGATGCATCACCAACCACTACAAAAGGCAATACCGGGAGACAACATTGGATTCAACGTGAGAGGTATATCAAAGGAGGATATAAGGAGGGGGCATGTATGCTGCCACCCCACAAACCCAGTTAAAGTTGCTAAATCATTCATTGGAAGAATATTTGTGTTATACCATCCAACAGCCATAGCCGCAGGGTACACACCAGTCCTACACATACACACAGCAACCGTGGCTGTGAGATTCGATCAACTACTAAAGAAGATAGATCCAAGATCTGGTGCAACAATAGAGGAAAATCCATCATTCCTAAAGCAAGGTGATGCAGCGATAGTTAAATTCGTACCACTAAAACCAGTATGCATGGAGAAGTATGCAGATATCCCACAACTAGGTAGATTTGCCATAAGAGATATGGGAAGAACAATAGCTGCAGGAATAGTAATGGATATAGAAGAAGAGAAGTAA
- the rpsJ gene encoding 30S ribosomal protein S10, translating into MVRKARIKLSSTNHQKLMEVCEEIKRIAKTTGVRIAGPIPLPTKRLVIPVMRTPCGDGTKTWDKYEMRIHKRIIDIDADERTMRQIMRIRVPPEVKIEIELT; encoded by the coding sequence TTGGTTAGAAAAGCGAGGATAAAGCTTTCCAGCACCAATCACCAAAAATTGATGGAAGTATGTGAGGAAATAAAGAGGATTGCAAAAACCACGGGAGTAAGAATAGCTGGACCAATACCATTACCAACCAAGAGACTAGTAATACCAGTAATGAGAACTCCCTGCGGAGATGGAACAAAAACTTGGGACAAATATGAAATGAGAATACATAAAAGGATAATAGATATAGATGCCGATGAGAGGACAATGCGCCAAATAATGAGGATAAGAGTTCCACCCGAAGTCAAAATAGAGATTGAATTGACATAA
- a CDS encoding DNA cytosine methyltransferase, protein MYKVIDLFCGCGGFARGFVEEGFEILLGIDIDENSLATYSSNVKGAITWRMDLREVHSQDITNIIGSSPDVIIGSPPCEPFTPVNHKRMKNELDRLYIDEMGKLTLHFIRIVGDLKPKIFVMENVPQIVEGELKWALKWEFNRVGYKRVYFNILRAEDSQTPSIRRRIFISNIPIKIKRESKRVNVEEALRGLPDPEEMIDYPNHEITPLTEKKIKKIAKLRWGDALILFKGADGKIYRNMIRLHPKRLAPTVMGGSRFIHPYENRLLTVREQARLMGFPDTHIFYGSREEQYNQIGEAVPPTLSRAIAKQIKRVLDEGW, encoded by the coding sequence ATGTATAAAGTTATTGACTTATTCTGTGGTTGCGGAGGATTTGCAAGAGGATTCGTGGAGGAAGGGTTTGAAATATTGTTAGGTATAGATATAGATGAGAATTCACTAGCTACATATTCCAGTAATGTAAAAGGAGCCATTACATGGAGGATGGATTTAAGGGAAGTACACTCACAAGACATAACAAACATCATAGGCTCAAGCCCAGATGTGATCATAGGAAGCCCTCCATGCGAACCATTCACACCAGTTAACCATAAAAGAATGAAGAATGAGCTTGACAGACTATACATAGATGAAATGGGAAAACTAACATTACACTTCATACGTATAGTTGGAGATTTAAAACCAAAAATTTTCGTAATGGAAAACGTCCCACAAATAGTTGAAGGAGAATTGAAGTGGGCATTAAAGTGGGAATTCAACAGAGTTGGATATAAGAGGGTATACTTCAATATACTCAGAGCAGAAGATTCACAAACACCATCAATTAGAAGACGAATTTTCATATCAAACATACCAATTAAAATTAAACGTGAAAGTAAAAGGGTAAATGTGGAAGAAGCTCTGAGGGGATTACCAGACCCGGAGGAGATGATAGACTACCCCAATCATGAAATAACACCATTAACTGAAAAGAAGATTAAGAAGATAGCTAAGCTAAGGTGGGGGGATGCTTTAATATTATTTAAGGGAGCTGATGGAAAAATATATAGGAATATGATTAGACTACATCCAAAACGGCTTGCACCAACGGTTATGGGAGGATCAAGATTTATACATCCATACGAAAATAGGTTATTAACCGTTAGGGAGCAGGCGAGGCTAATGGGATTTCCAGACACCCACATATTCTACGGCTCAAGGGAAGAACAATACAACCAAATTGGAGAAGCTGTCCCTCCAACATTATCTAGGGCTATTGCGAAACAAATTAAAAGAGTACTTGATGAGGGATGGTAA
- a CDS encoding 30S ribosomal protein S7: MSAQQTEIKLFDKWSFHDVEVKDPGLRRYICLKPVYIPHTGGRHEHKKFGKAEVPIVERLINKLMRPGKNMGKKHLATNIVKQAFEIIHLSTGENPIQVLVRAIENSAPREETTRIMYGGIVYHQSVDVSPLRRLNLALKFITEGARSAAFGNPKSIEEALAEEIIKAAKSDPSSYAIQKKEEIERIALASR; this comes from the coding sequence TTGAGTGCGCAACAAACGGAGATAAAGCTCTTCGACAAGTGGAGTTTCCATGATGTAGAAGTTAAAGATCCAGGGCTGAGAAGGTACATATGTTTAAAGCCAGTCTACATTCCACATACTGGAGGTAGGCATGAGCATAAGAAATTCGGAAAAGCAGAAGTACCGATAGTTGAAAGATTAATAAATAAATTGATGAGGCCGGGTAAGAATATGGGTAAGAAGCATCTTGCAACAAACATAGTTAAACAAGCCTTTGAAATAATACATTTAAGCACAGGTGAAAATCCAATACAAGTACTGGTTAGAGCTATAGAGAATTCAGCTCCAAGAGAAGAGACCACCAGAATAATGTATGGTGGAATAGTTTACCATCAATCAGTGGATGTATCACCACTCAGAAGACTAAACTTAGCATTAAAGTTCATAACTGAAGGTGCGAGAAGCGCGGCTTTTGGAAACCCAAAAAGCATAGAAGAAGCTTTGGCTGAAGAGATTATAAAGGCAGCAAAATCAGATCCATCATCATACGCTATACAGAAGAAGGAGGAAATAGAAAGGATAGCTTTAGCTTCAAGGTAA